The Rhodococcus sp. X156 genome window below encodes:
- a CDS encoding DUF4233 domain-containing protein — translation MAGTLVLEAIVVLLVLPVVAKLGGGVSWLSGGYVVALAVVMIVASGMQRRPWAVPVDVALQVAMIAGWAVHPSLGIMGLVFAAVWAYILYLRRDVQQRIATGRLPSQQG, via the coding sequence ATGGCCGGGACGCTGGTCCTGGAGGCCATCGTGGTGCTGCTGGTGCTGCCGGTGGTGGCCAAGCTCGGCGGCGGGGTGTCGTGGCTGTCCGGCGGGTACGTGGTGGCGCTGGCGGTGGTGATGATCGTGGCCAGCGGGATGCAGCGGCGACCGTGGGCGGTGCCGGTGGACGTGGCGCTGCAGGTGGCGATGATCGCGGGCTGGGCGGTGCACCCCTCGCTGGGGATCATGGGGCTGGTGTTCGCCGCGGTGTGGGCCTACATCCTGTACCTGCGTCGCGACGTGCAGCAACGCATCGCCACGGGCCGGCTACCCAGCCAGCAGGGCTGA
- a CDS encoding translation initiation factor IF-2 N-terminal domain-containing protein, producing the protein MRVHALAKLLGVTSKAVAAALDKLGAPVRSAQSSINRDVAEQVRAELNPGADVAAAPVAEPAPAAPAQAEPAQPEPAVAETRAPVRPVAAPLFIQPEVVKAPPRRRASRPAAPAVPQDVPEEVEEAAAAAVTEATTDAPAVTGGDEDDDAPKRRRRGRRGRGRGRGPQGEDSYDDNDGDDSGHDGDDTAEAQAETSAPEPQAVEPEVAEEESESSGGGRSRGGRSRGGRSRGGRAAADKTDVDPASETSSDEQSTGDADKIETGADDADTSSDDQGADDQGTDADNDSGSEDGTGSRRRRRRRRKSGGQGGDASGEDSGDNREDDPPNTVVHEREPRSRGKSRQGREASSDQVQGITGSTRLEAKRQRRRDGRDAGRRRPAILTESEFLARREAVNRKMVVRERGKQTQVAVLEDDILVEHFVTSASSSAMVGNIYLGRVQNVLPSMEAAFIDVGRGRNGVLYAGEVDWDAAGLGGKSRKIEQALHSGDNVVVQVSKDPVGHKGARLTTQISLPGRFLVYVPGGGSTGISRKLPDTERKRLKEILKRIVPAEAGVIIRTAAEGVSEEELTTDVERLRAQWDAINTKATAAMEAKSTNPVALYEEPDLLLKVVRDQFNEDFSKLVVAGDSVWDVVEGYVNEVAPDLAERVERYSGDVDVFTAYRIDEQLAKAMDRKVWLPSGGTLVIDRTEAMTVVDVNTGKFTGAGGNLEETVTRNNLEAAEEIVRQMRLRDIGGMIVVDFIDMVLESNRDLVLRRLTECLGRDRTRHQVSEVTSLGLVQMTRKRMGAGLIEEFSTPCEHCHGRGVIVQDEPVVAHESEHVHGDSGRRSRRGKGGDNQPSQPKQQPPAPKPAVVPTVKEPWPAALIPASSAKAQTATAQSTAPQPEPAEVAAAEPVAVEQSAAAAAVAPQPESTEQVESTEQAGSSQAQQTAAEPAQAESSQAEPAVIEHPQAEQAEVKAPARRSRSRRASRPTAAPAAVDLEPVVVASEAAPAPAVEPSTTTAEPVAAEVAEATQAVEQVEQADRNGVEPAPVASPPRRSRARRASRPTAAPEALSTPVEPIVVPAAAPAEPAPAASAPAPSEAEPGEAGGSAAAATAVAAPAAATRPRRRRAAARPAGPPVEEQ; encoded by the coding sequence ATGCGCGTGCACGCCCTGGCCAAGCTGCTGGGGGTGACCAGCAAGGCCGTCGCCGCCGCGCTCGACAAGCTCGGCGCCCCGGTGCGCTCGGCCCAGTCGAGCATCAACCGCGACGTCGCCGAGCAGGTGCGCGCCGAGCTCAACCCCGGCGCCGACGTCGCGGCGGCACCGGTCGCCGAGCCGGCACCGGCAGCCCCCGCGCAGGCCGAGCCCGCGCAGCCCGAGCCGGCGGTCGCCGAGACCCGCGCCCCGGTTCGGCCGGTCGCCGCCCCGCTGTTCATCCAGCCCGAGGTGGTCAAGGCACCGCCGCGTCGCCGGGCGAGCCGTCCCGCCGCCCCCGCGGTGCCGCAGGACGTGCCGGAGGAGGTCGAGGAGGCAGCGGCCGCCGCGGTCACCGAGGCCACCACCGACGCCCCGGCCGTCACCGGCGGAGACGAGGACGACGACGCCCCCAAGCGCCGCCGCCGCGGTCGTCGTGGCCGGGGCCGGGGCCGTGGCCCGCAGGGCGAGGACAGCTACGACGACAACGACGGCGACGACTCGGGCCACGACGGCGACGACACCGCCGAGGCTCAGGCCGAGACCAGTGCGCCCGAGCCCCAGGCCGTGGAGCCGGAGGTCGCCGAGGAGGAGTCCGAGAGCTCCGGTGGTGGTCGCTCTCGTGGTGGCCGCTCCCGTGGCGGACGCTCCCGCGGCGGGCGAGCGGCAGCGGACAAGACCGACGTGGATCCCGCCAGCGAGACCAGCTCGGACGAGCAGTCGACCGGCGACGCCGACAAGATCGAGACGGGTGCCGACGACGCGGACACGAGCAGCGACGACCAGGGCGCTGACGACCAGGGCACCGACGCCGACAACGACTCCGGCAGCGAGGACGGCACCGGCAGCCGTCGCCGTCGCCGTCGTCGCCGCAAGAGCGGTGGCCAGGGCGGCGACGCCAGCGGTGAGGACTCCGGCGACAACCGCGAGGACGACCCGCCCAACACCGTGGTGCACGAGCGCGAGCCCCGCAGCCGCGGCAAGAGCCGGCAGGGTCGCGAGGCCAGCAGCGACCAGGTGCAGGGCATCACCGGCTCCACCCGGCTGGAGGCCAAGCGGCAGCGCCGTCGGGACGGCCGGGACGCCGGCCGCCGCCGCCCCGCGATCCTCACCGAGTCGGAGTTCCTCGCCCGCCGCGAGGCCGTGAACCGCAAGATGGTGGTGCGCGAGCGCGGCAAGCAGACGCAGGTCGCCGTGCTCGAGGACGACATCCTGGTGGAGCACTTCGTCACCAGCGCCAGCTCTTCGGCGATGGTGGGCAACATCTACCTGGGCCGCGTGCAGAACGTGCTGCCCAGCATGGAGGCCGCCTTCATCGACGTGGGCCGCGGTCGCAACGGCGTGCTCTACGCCGGCGAGGTCGACTGGGACGCCGCCGGCCTCGGCGGCAAGTCCCGCAAGATCGAGCAGGCGCTGCACTCCGGCGACAACGTGGTGGTGCAGGTCAGCAAGGACCCGGTGGGCCACAAGGGTGCCCGGCTCACCACGCAGATCAGCCTGCCCGGCCGCTTCCTGGTGTACGTGCCCGGCGGTGGCTCCACCGGCATCAGCCGCAAGCTGCCCGACACCGAGCGCAAGCGCCTCAAGGAGATCCTCAAGCGCATCGTGCCCGCCGAGGCTGGGGTGATCATCCGCACCGCGGCCGAGGGGGTCAGCGAGGAGGAGCTCACCACCGACGTCGAGCGGCTGCGGGCGCAGTGGGACGCCATCAACACCAAGGCCACCGCGGCGATGGAGGCCAAGTCCACCAACCCGGTCGCGCTCTACGAGGAGCCCGACCTGCTGCTCAAGGTGGTCCGCGACCAGTTCAACGAGGACTTCAGCAAGCTGGTCGTGGCCGGTGACTCCGTCTGGGACGTGGTCGAGGGCTACGTCAACGAGGTTGCACCCGACCTGGCCGAGCGCGTCGAGCGCTACAGCGGGGACGTGGACGTGTTCACCGCGTACCGCATCGACGAGCAGCTGGCCAAGGCGATGGACCGCAAGGTGTGGCTGCCCTCCGGCGGCACCCTGGTGATCGACCGCACCGAGGCGATGACCGTGGTCGACGTCAACACGGGCAAGTTCACCGGCGCCGGGGGCAACCTCGAGGAGACGGTGACGCGCAACAACCTCGAGGCTGCCGAGGAGATCGTGCGGCAGATGCGCCTGCGCGACATCGGCGGGATGATCGTCGTCGACTTCATCGACATGGTGCTGGAGAGCAACCGCGACCTGGTGCTGCGCCGCCTCACCGAGTGCCTCGGCCGCGACCGCACCCGCCACCAGGTCTCCGAGGTCACCTCGCTCGGCCTGGTGCAGATGACGCGCAAGCGCATGGGTGCCGGTCTCATCGAGGAGTTCTCCACCCCCTGCGAGCACTGCCACGGCCGTGGCGTGATCGTGCAGGACGAGCCGGTGGTGGCGCACGAGTCGGAGCACGTGCACGGCGACAGCGGACGGCGCTCGCGTCGGGGCAAGGGTGGCGACAACCAGCCCAGCCAGCCCAAGCAGCAGCCGCCGGCGCCCAAGCCCGCCGTGGTGCCCACCGTCAAGGAGCCCTGGCCCGCCGCGCTGATCCCGGCGTCGTCGGCCAAGGCGCAGACCGCCACCGCACAGTCGACCGCGCCGCAGCCGGAGCCGGCCGAGGTGGCGGCGGCCGAGCCCGTTGCGGTGGAGCAGAGCGCGGCAGCTGCCGCGGTCGCACCCCAGCCGGAAAGCACCGAGCAGGTGGAGAGCACCGAGCAGGCTGGGTCGTCCCAGGCCCAGCAGACCGCGGCCGAGCCGGCCCAGGCCGAGTCGAGCCAGGCCGAGCCTGCCGTGATCGAGCACCCGCAGGCGGAGCAGGCCGAGGTGAAGGCGCCGGCGCGCCGCAGCCGCTCGCGCCGTGCCTCCCGGCCCACCGCAGCCCCGGCCGCGGTGGACCTGGAGCCGGTGGTGGTCGCCTCCGAGGCCGCTCCGGCGCCCGCGGTGGAACCGAGCACCACCACCGCCGAGCCCGTGGCCGCTGAGGTGGCTGAGGCCACCCAGGCGGTGGAGCAGGTGGAGCAGGCCGACCGCAACGGCGTGGAGCCGGCTCCCGTGGCGAGCCCACCGCGGCGCAGCAGGGCGCGACGGGCCTCCCGGCCCACCGCGGCCCCCGAGGCGCTCAGCACACCGGTGGAACCGATCGTGGTGCCCGCTGCGGCGCCGGCCGAGCCCGCCCCTGCGGCGAGCGCACCGGCCCCGTCCGAGGCCGAGCCCGGGGAAGCGGGTGGCTCAGCAGCCGCCGCCACCGCCGTGGCAGCCCCTGCCGCGGCCACCCGGCCGAGGCGCCGTCGTGCGGCGGCCCGCCCTGCGGGACCGCCGGTGGAAGAGCAGTAG
- a CDS encoding TIGR03936 family radical SAM-associated protein: protein MAKQHEPNPSAPPVQKVRLRYTKRGRLRFTSHRDVARAFERAIRRAGVPMAYSQGFNPHPKISWVGAAPTGVASEAEYVEMSLVRVVDPQVLAHEVDKALPPGLDVIDAVTAVTGSLPERIHASLWEIAVEGVAPAALRAAVEKFLAQETAMVERLTKDGRRQLDARGAVVSMAVPEDETPSTPAGDMAPGRQCGTIRAVVRQTSPAVRPDDVMSALLVVADLVPTVPVKATRLAQGPLDDDDRTLGDPFAPDRVQDDPTGSQHAGQHESHVTEPSVK from the coding sequence GTGGCCAAGCAGCACGAACCCAACCCCTCCGCCCCGCCCGTCCAGAAGGTGCGGCTGCGCTACACCAAGCGCGGCCGGCTGCGCTTCACCTCCCACCGCGACGTGGCCCGTGCCTTCGAGCGCGCCATCCGCCGGGCCGGGGTGCCGATGGCGTACTCGCAGGGCTTCAACCCCCACCCCAAGATCTCCTGGGTGGGCGCCGCGCCGACCGGGGTGGCCAGCGAGGCCGAGTACGTGGAGATGTCGCTGGTGCGGGTGGTGGACCCGCAGGTCCTCGCCCACGAGGTGGACAAGGCGCTGCCGCCGGGCCTGGACGTGATCGACGCGGTGACGGCGGTGACCGGCTCGCTGCCCGAGCGCATCCACGCCAGCCTGTGGGAGATCGCGGTCGAGGGGGTGGCGCCGGCGGCGCTGCGCGCGGCGGTGGAGAAGTTCCTCGCCCAGGAGACCGCGATGGTGGAACGGCTCACCAAGGACGGTCGCCGCCAGCTCGACGCCCGTGGGGCAGTGGTCAGCATGGCGGTGCCGGAGGACGAAACGCCGTCCACACCTGCAGGGGACATGGCGCCTGGCCGTCAGTGTGGGACAATAAGGGCAGTCGTGCGGCAGACAAGTCCTGCGGTGCGACCCGATGACGTCATGAGCGCGCTGCTCGTCGTCGCTGATCTGGTGCCGACCGTGCCTGTCAAGGCAACCCGGTTGGCGCAGGGTCCGCTCGACGATGACGACAGGACGCTCGGCGATCCTTTCGCGCCTGACCGGGTGCAGGACGATCCCACAGGGTCGCAGCACGCGGGGCAGCACGAGTCGCACGTCACCGAACCAAGTGTTAAGTGA
- the ndk gene encoding nucleoside-diphosphate kinase: MSERTLVLIKPDGVARGLTGEVLARIERKGLTLAALKMVPVARDLAAAHYAEHEGKGFYESLLEFITSGPVVAAVVEGPRAIPAFRQLAGGTDPVEKAAPGSIRGDLALETQSNIVHGSDSPESAAREIALWFPEL; encoded by the coding sequence GTGAGCGAGCGCACCCTGGTCCTGATCAAGCCCGACGGCGTCGCCCGCGGGCTCACCGGCGAGGTGCTGGCCCGCATCGAGCGCAAGGGGCTGACCCTGGCGGCGCTGAAGATGGTGCCGGTGGCCCGTGACCTGGCCGCGGCGCACTACGCCGAGCACGAGGGCAAGGGCTTCTACGAGTCGCTGCTGGAGTTCATCACCTCCGGGCCCGTGGTAGCCGCGGTGGTGGAGGGCCCCCGGGCGATCCCGGCGTTCCGCCAGCTGGCCGGTGGCACCGACCCGGTGGAGAAGGCCGCGCCCGGGTCGATCCGCGGCGACCTGGCGCTGGAGACGCAGTCGAACATCGTGCACGGGTCAGACTCCCCGGAGAGCGCCGCGCGGGAGATCGCGCTCTGGTTCCCCGAGCTCTAG
- a CDS encoding TIGR03960 family B12-binding radical SAM protein has product MSKPVQYVGGELNASLKEWNDTAVRWALMYPDAYEVGLPNQGVMILYELLNEMDDVLAERTYAVWPDLEALMREAGVPQFTVDGHRPVIDFDVLGVSFSTELGYTNLLAALDLSGIPLHAADRDERHPIVLAGGHASFNPEPIADFIDAAVLGDGEEAVLEITEIIRAHKEEGSPGGREELLLRLAETGGVYVPRFYAVDYLPDGRIQRVVPTDPRVPYRVFKRTTMDLDAWPYPKKPLVPLAETVHERASVEIFRGCTRGCRFCQAGMITRPVRERSIEGIGAIVQQSLAATGYNEVGLLSLSSADHSEIADVTKGLADRYEGTGTGLSLPSTRVDAFNVDLANEISRNGRRSGLTFAPEGGSERIRKVINKMVSEEDLIRTVSTAYANGWRQVKLYFMCGLPTETDEDVLQIGRMAREVIKTGREAAGHKDIRCTISIGGFVPKPHTPFQWAAQCHPDVVDDRLRKLRAEVGADRKMSRAIGMRYHDGKPSLIEGLLSRGDRRVGRVIERVWRNGGRFDGWSEHFSYDRWVDAAAEELTPLGVSLDWFTTRERERTEVLPWDHLDSGLDKEWLWADWEDALNSEEQDDCRWTPCFDCGVCPSMGTDIEVGPTGKTLIPIAPVSVGSPITNPALAG; this is encoded by the coding sequence GTGTCCAAGCCTGTGCAGTACGTCGGCGGTGAGCTCAACGCCAGCCTCAAGGAGTGGAACGACACCGCCGTCCGCTGGGCCTTGATGTATCCCGACGCCTACGAGGTTGGCCTGCCCAACCAGGGCGTCATGATCCTCTACGAGCTGCTCAACGAGATGGATGACGTTCTCGCCGAGCGCACCTACGCGGTGTGGCCCGACCTCGAGGCCCTCATGCGCGAGGCCGGCGTGCCCCAGTTCACCGTGGACGGCCACCGCCCCGTCATCGACTTCGACGTGCTCGGCGTCAGCTTCTCCACCGAGCTCGGCTACACCAACCTGCTCGCCGCGCTGGACCTGTCCGGCATCCCGCTGCACGCCGCCGACCGCGACGAGCGCCACCCCATCGTGCTCGCCGGCGGGCACGCCTCGTTCAACCCCGAGCCCATCGCGGACTTCATCGACGCCGCGGTGCTGGGCGACGGGGAGGAGGCCGTGCTGGAGATCACCGAGATCATCCGCGCGCACAAGGAGGAGGGCTCCCCGGGCGGGCGCGAGGAGCTGCTGCTGCGCCTGGCCGAGACCGGCGGCGTGTACGTGCCGCGCTTCTACGCCGTGGACTACCTGCCCGACGGCCGCATCCAGCGCGTGGTGCCCACCGACCCCCGGGTGCCCTACCGGGTGTTCAAGCGCACCACCATGGACCTCGACGCCTGGCCCTACCCGAAGAAGCCGCTGGTGCCGCTGGCGGAGACCGTGCACGAGCGGGCCAGCGTGGAGATCTTCCGTGGCTGCACCCGCGGCTGCCGCTTCTGCCAGGCCGGGATGATCACCCGCCCGGTGCGCGAGCGCTCCATCGAGGGCATCGGTGCCATCGTGCAGCAGTCCCTGGCCGCCACTGGCTACAACGAGGTGGGCCTGCTCAGCCTGTCCAGCGCCGACCACTCCGAGATCGCTGACGTCACCAAGGGCCTCGCCGACCGCTACGAGGGCACCGGCACCGGCCTGAGCCTGCCCTCCACCCGGGTCGACGCCTTCAACGTGGACCTGGCCAACGAGATCTCCCGCAACGGCCGCCGCTCCGGGCTGACCTTCGCCCCCGAGGGCGGCAGCGAGCGCATCCGCAAGGTCATCAACAAGATGGTCAGCGAGGAAGACCTCATCCGCACCGTCTCCACCGCCTACGCCAACGGCTGGCGGCAGGTGAAGCTGTACTTCATGTGCGGGCTGCCCACCGAGACCGACGAGGACGTGCTGCAGATCGGCCGGATGGCCCGCGAGGTCATCAAGACCGGGCGCGAGGCGGCCGGGCACAAGGACATCCGCTGCACCATCTCCATCGGGGGGTTCGTGCCCAAGCCGCACACCCCGTTCCAGTGGGCGGCGCAGTGCCACCCCGACGTGGTGGACGACCGGCTGCGCAAGCTGCGCGCCGAGGTCGGTGCCGACCGCAAGATGAGCCGCGCCATCGGCATGCGCTACCACGACGGCAAGCCCAGCCTGATCGAGGGACTGCTCTCCCGCGGCGACCGCCGGGTGGGCCGGGTCATCGAGCGGGTGTGGCGCAACGGTGGCCGCTTCGACGGCTGGAGCGAGCACTTCTCCTACGACCGCTGGGTGGACGCTGCCGCCGAGGAGCTCACCCCGCTGGGGGTGAGCCTGGACTGGTTCACCACCCGCGAGCGCGAGCGCACCGAGGTGCTGCCCTGGGACCACCTGGACTCGGGGCTGGACAAGGAGTGGCTCTGGGCTGACTGGGAGGACGCGCTCAACTCCGAGGAGCAGGACGACTGCCGCTGGACGCCGTGCTTCGACTGCGGCGTGTGCCCGTCCATGGGCACCGACATCGAGGTGGGCCCCACCGGCAAGACGCTCATCCCGATCGCCCCCGTCAGCGTCGGCAGCCCCATCACCAACCCCGCACTGGCCGGCTGA
- a CDS encoding folylpolyglutamate synthase/dihydrofolate synthase family protein, translating into MSTSEGARPGRDELAALAAVEARLNERWPETKIEPSLTRINALLDILGSPQLSYPAVHVAGTNGKSSVTRMVDALFTRLQLRTGRYTSPHLQLATERISVDNEPVSPERYVSTFADVEPFVAMVDERSTAAGGPAMSKFEVLTAMGFSAFADAPVDVAVVEVGLGGTWDSTNVLNTQVAVITPIAMDHSEYLGTDLSEIAENKAGIIKPGCTVIMAEQQPEVQEVILRRCVQVDVAVAREGSEFAVLGRQVAVGGQQLQLQGLGGVYDEIFLPLHGAHQARNAVLALAAVEAFFGAGPQRQLDVEAVREAFATVTVPGRLERVRSAPTVFIDAAHNPHGAQALAAALTEEFDFRKLVGVVSVLEDKDVAGLLAALEPVLDEIVVTQNSSPRAMDVEQLAEFAVARFGDERVVVADDMAGALEQAIAMAEDVAEPGESVSGAGVVVTGSVVTAGEARTLLGKEPA; encoded by the coding sequence GTGAGCACCTCGGAGGGGGCGCGTCCCGGTCGCGACGAGCTCGCCGCGCTGGCCGCGGTGGAGGCGCGGCTCAACGAGCGCTGGCCGGAGACCAAGATCGAGCCGTCGCTGACCCGCATCAACGCGCTGCTGGACATCCTCGGCTCCCCGCAGCTGAGCTATCCGGCCGTGCACGTCGCCGGGACCAACGGCAAGTCCTCGGTCACCCGCATGGTGGACGCGCTGTTCACCCGGCTGCAGCTGCGCACGGGGCGCTACACCAGCCCGCACCTGCAGCTGGCCACCGAGCGGATCAGCGTGGACAACGAGCCGGTCAGCCCGGAGCGCTACGTGAGCACCTTCGCCGACGTCGAGCCCTTCGTGGCCATGGTGGACGAGCGCTCCACCGCCGCCGGCGGGCCGGCGATGAGCAAGTTCGAGGTGCTCACCGCGATGGGGTTCTCCGCCTTCGCCGACGCCCCGGTGGACGTCGCCGTGGTCGAGGTGGGCCTGGGCGGCACCTGGGACTCCACCAACGTGCTCAACACGCAGGTCGCGGTGATCACCCCGATCGCCATGGACCACAGCGAATACCTGGGCACCGACCTCAGCGAGATCGCCGAGAACAAGGCCGGGATCATCAAGCCCGGCTGCACCGTGATCATGGCCGAGCAGCAGCCGGAGGTGCAGGAGGTGATCCTGCGCCGCTGCGTGCAGGTCGACGTCGCCGTCGCCAGGGAGGGCTCGGAGTTCGCCGTGCTCGGCCGGCAGGTGGCCGTCGGCGGGCAGCAGCTGCAGCTGCAGGGCCTGGGCGGGGTGTACGACGAGATCTTCCTGCCGCTGCACGGAGCCCACCAGGCCCGCAACGCGGTGCTGGCGCTGGCCGCGGTGGAGGCGTTCTTCGGCGCTGGCCCGCAGCGCCAGCTGGACGTGGAGGCGGTGCGCGAGGCGTTCGCGACCGTCACCGTGCCCGGCCGGCTGGAGCGGGTGCGCAGCGCGCCCACGGTGTTCATCGACGCCGCGCACAACCCGCACGGGGCCCAGGCGCTGGCCGCGGCGCTCACGGAGGAGTTCGACTTCCGCAAGCTCGTCGGGGTGGTGTCGGTGCTGGAGGACAAGGACGTGGCCGGGCTGCTGGCCGCGCTGGAGCCGGTGCTCGACGAGATCGTGGTGACGCAGAACAGCTCGCCGCGGGCGATGGACGTGGAGCAGCTGGCCGAGTTCGCCGTGGCCCGCTTCGGCGACGAGCGGGTGGTGGTGGCCGACGACATGGCCGGCGCGCTGGAGCAGGCGATCGCCATGGCCGAGGACGTGGCCGAGCCGGGGGAGTCGGTGTCCGGCGCGGGCGTGGTGGTCACCGGATCGGTCGTCACCGCGGGTGAGGCGCGCACGCTGCTCGGCAAGGAGCCGGCGTGA